In Scatophagus argus isolate fScaArg1 chromosome 14, fScaArg1.pri, whole genome shotgun sequence, the following proteins share a genomic window:
- the ccni2 gene encoding cyclin-I isoform X2 — protein sequence MKNPGAVEGRRLVVLLEAALLREARLWKVPVYKNGFIQGADISSSQHQEMILWLGEMSRLFQFSPETFALGVCILNRLLSTVKAQPKYLKCIAFTSLVLAAKINEEDEVIGSVKDLVVRSGCNFSTAEILRMERIILDKLHWDLYTATPVDFIHMFHALLVSGHPHLIPSIGLGCGVGWDPAADPCSSPAGPGYQKRPSGFHAAPWTRQVQHCMACHQLWQFKGSTLALAIITLELESLTPDWFSVFTDLMKKAQVDSGEFIHCKEMVDEYLRSLEFSLPPNAIYILNSAQIQDEERAWSPAQRFGQARRGHGSREQAEEKVWGIVESD from the exons ATGAAGAACCCAGGAGCCGTGGAGGGCCGTCGGCTGGTCGTCCTTCTGGAGGCCGCCCTGCTGAGGGAGGCTCGCCTCTGGAAGGTACCTGTCTACAAGAATGGATTCATCCAG GGTGCGGACATCTCTTCATCCCAACACCAAGAAATGATCCTTTGGCTCGGAGAGATGAGCAGACTGTTCCAGTTCTCTCCAGAGACTTTTGCACTGGGCGTCTGCATCCTCAACCGACTGCTGTCTACTGTCAAG gcccAACCAAAATACCTGAAATGCATCGCTTTTACCTCATTGGTCTTGGCTGCCAAAATCAATGAGGAAGATGAG GTAATCGGCTCTGTTAAAGACCTGGTTGTGCGGAGCGGATGCAACTTTTCAACAGCGGAGATTCTTCGCATGGAAAGGATCATTCTAGACAAGCTGCACTGGGACTTGTACACTGCAACACCAGTCGACTTCATTCACATG TTCCACGCCCTGCTCGTCTCCGGCCATCCTCACCTCATTCCGTCCATCGGGCTCGGCTGCGGCGTCGGCTGGGACCCTGCAGCAGACCCCTGTTCTTCTCCTGCCGGGCCAGGGTATCAGAAGAGGCCTTCGGGCTTCCATGCGGCGCCGTGGACCAGGCAGGTGCAGCACTGTATGGCCTGCCACCAGCTTTGGCAGTTCAAGGGCTCCACGTTGGCCTTGGCCATCATCACTTTGGAGCTGGAGTCACTCACGCCAGACTGGTTCTCCGTCTTCACAgatctgatgaagaaagcacaA GTTGACAGTGGCGAGTTCATCCATTGCAAAGAGATGGTGGACGAGTACCTACGCAGCCTGGAGTTCTCCCTGCCGCCCAACGCCATCTACATCTTGAACAGCGCTCAGATCCAGGACGAGGAGCGAGCCTGGAGCCCCGCGCAGCGCTTCGGGCAAGCCAGGAGGGGGCATGGCAGCAGAGAGCAAG CTGAGGAGAAAGTGTGGGGAATCGTCGAGTCTGACTGA
- the ccni2 gene encoding cyclin-I isoform X1, which produces MKNPGAVEGRRLVVLLEAALLREARLWKVPVYKNGFIQGADISSSQHQEMILWLGEMSRLFQFSPETFALGVCILNRLLSTVKAQPKYLKCIAFTSLVLAAKINEEDEVIGSVKDLVVRSGCNFSTAEILRMERIILDKLHWDLYTATPVDFIHMFHALLVSGHPHLIPSIGLGCGVGWDPAADPCSSPAGPGYQKRPSGFHAAPWTRQVQHCMACHQLWQFKGSTLALAIITLELESLTPDWFSVFTDLMKKAQVDSGEFIHCKEMVDEYLRSLEFSLPPNAIYILNSAQIQDEERAWSPAQRFGQARRGHGSREQGDCDEYYDGFKCLYNEEATLGAEGNDAACLQKNISPCPPLHPAVN; this is translated from the exons ATGAAGAACCCAGGAGCCGTGGAGGGCCGTCGGCTGGTCGTCCTTCTGGAGGCCGCCCTGCTGAGGGAGGCTCGCCTCTGGAAGGTACCTGTCTACAAGAATGGATTCATCCAG GGTGCGGACATCTCTTCATCCCAACACCAAGAAATGATCCTTTGGCTCGGAGAGATGAGCAGACTGTTCCAGTTCTCTCCAGAGACTTTTGCACTGGGCGTCTGCATCCTCAACCGACTGCTGTCTACTGTCAAG gcccAACCAAAATACCTGAAATGCATCGCTTTTACCTCATTGGTCTTGGCTGCCAAAATCAATGAGGAAGATGAG GTAATCGGCTCTGTTAAAGACCTGGTTGTGCGGAGCGGATGCAACTTTTCAACAGCGGAGATTCTTCGCATGGAAAGGATCATTCTAGACAAGCTGCACTGGGACTTGTACACTGCAACACCAGTCGACTTCATTCACATG TTCCACGCCCTGCTCGTCTCCGGCCATCCTCACCTCATTCCGTCCATCGGGCTCGGCTGCGGCGTCGGCTGGGACCCTGCAGCAGACCCCTGTTCTTCTCCTGCCGGGCCAGGGTATCAGAAGAGGCCTTCGGGCTTCCATGCGGCGCCGTGGACCAGGCAGGTGCAGCACTGTATGGCCTGCCACCAGCTTTGGCAGTTCAAGGGCTCCACGTTGGCCTTGGCCATCATCACTTTGGAGCTGGAGTCACTCACGCCAGACTGGTTCTCCGTCTTCACAgatctgatgaagaaagcacaA GTTGACAGTGGCGAGTTCATCCATTGCAAAGAGATGGTGGACGAGTACCTACGCAGCCTGGAGTTCTCCCTGCCGCCCAACGCCATCTACATCTTGAACAGCGCTCAGATCCAGGACGAGGAGCGAGCCTGGAGCCCCGCGCAGCGCTTCGGGCAAGCCAGGAGGGGGCATGGCAGCAGAGAGCAAGGTGACTGCGATGAATATTACGACGGGTTTAAGTGTTTGTATAATGAGGAGGCGACACTGGGGGCGGAGGGGAACGATGCTGCgtgtttgcagaaaaacatCTCGCCCTGCCCGCCGCTGCACCCCGCTGTCAACTAG